The genomic segment CATTCAGATTCAaccactcgctcactcaccacAAAATTACTCACCCACCGCAGttgaatgaaaaagggagagcaggtgccagggagagagagagtgtgcgtgagtcccgccgcccgccctcgcttgtgcagaatgagcgagtgagagtgtgatAACTTTTTGCATCGCGGTGACTCTTAGTTCGCTTATCTGCCGACAGGGGGATCACGGTCTGTTTGTttgatgtatttatctatttattttattttattttgagacTTGTACGtctctataattattgttattgtttgtttctttgtttcttttggaTGTTTTGTTTAGGAAGTTAGCGtacatatttgtcattatcatcattaccattaccattattattaccattatacaattcattattaatattatcattattattattattattattattatcattattattattatcaatattattattattgttagcatcattgtcattattatcattatcattattattatcattcttgttagcatcattatcattattatcattatcattattattataattattgttatcattttcattatcattgttagtattattattatcattatcattatagtattatcatttctgctattactaatgctactatttcatcattgctaatattattgttattactgttgtcaccaccattattatcatcactattaacattataattcacattactattatcattataattcagattactattatcattataattcagattactattatcattataattcacattactattatcattataattcacattactattatcattatcattattatttttactactacttgtatcattaccattatgatcgcTAGCATTAACAAtctcatcgttataattatcataatcatgctaatttttgttattatcatcaacatagccctttatattatcattactcttattcttatgaatcattatcattaccatccttatcgtCACAAGtagttatcgttatcagtattagtgttatcatttggAAAGTCACAGTCATGATATGCATTATAGCCTTCAGTattaggatttatatatatatatatatatatatatatatatatatatatatatatatatatatatatatatatatatatatatattatctcttatCACATGTACCGATATTCATGTTTGGGAAATTATCAGTAACACAATTATCTTACTATTATGAACGTTTTTCAGCCATTCTCTTTAccatttcctattatcattattacggttaCGATTATCATCTGTACGAGtatcatcaacgtcattattatcagaatttttgttatcattgatgtaGACTTTGTTATCGCCGAGGTCATTAGCATCGGTGTTACCATAACCTTCGGTAAGGGAGtagtcgttattatcataattattattggcgttatcattgtcatcatcatttttcccatgatatttttttataatcatacacgtccgtattattgtcattatattgatCATATCTGTTATCTCCATatgtaataatgttattgttattgtcttttgttattattgttatttcttttgttattactttacaGCAACAGAGTGGATATTGGTGAGTGTGACAATAATGGATATGCAATTACAGACTACatccattaataataatactacaatTTTAAAAGGTTTCAAAAGTCATCAATCTCCATCACTTTTATTACACAATTAAATAGAGACGTACAAAGACACAGATAAAAGaacatggaaaagaaaaaagacgtagAAAGAAAGGGGCTAGGGTAAGAAATCTATATAATTTGGTTTGCGTTAAAAACACTTAAAAGTACTTTACACGCTAATATATGTTGATTCGAAATCTTATCTGCgaattgatgatgatattcagcTACATGcttacattttatattttatcttacaTTGATTTTGGAATTTTTACTTAAAAGATACATTAACCGGAAGATATTCAgtgaatgttgtcattattagcattctaAATTAATAATACTTAAAGCAGGTgataaaatattgaaaatatgaGACCCGATCTCGGTTTATATTTAATTAGTATATACTAAATATGATCTAAAATGTAATGCAGCAATTcctgtttgttatgtgtgtgtgtgtttctatatgtggggggggaggggtggctgtAATTGTGGATGAgtgtgcgcgcacgcacgcgcgcacgcgtgtgtgtgtttgtgcgtgtgtgtgtgtgtgtgtgtgtgtgtgtgtgtgtgtgtgtgtgtgtgcgtgtgtgtgcgtgtgtatgcgtgcgtgtgtgcgtatgtgtgtgtgtgtgctctgcgtgtgtgtgtgagtgtgtgtgtgtgtgtgtgtgtgtgtgtgtgtgtgtgtgtgtgtgtgtgtgtgtgtgtgtgtgtgtgtgtgtgtgtgtgtgtgtgtgtgtggtgtgtgtatgtgcgtgtgcgtgtgtgtgtttatgtgtgtgtgtgagggggcaaATGATTGTGGGTATGGTTGAGTGTGGGTATGACGGGCGGAtaggtgtgggtttgggtgtgtgtgggagtgcgtggATGGGTGAAGGGGCGACCTAATGAGTGGTAGATGTTAAAGTCTACTGTATACTtgaggatagatagatcgacagataaatagagacagataatcagagagagagagagagaggtaaatagatagataaacatacaggtagagagagagagagagagagagagagagagagagagagagagagagagagaaagagagaatgagacagacagaaaaaggacagatatacagacatgcagacagacagacaggaaaaaaaagagagacagacagacagagaaaaaaaacaggaagtcaCGCAGGTCCCCCGCCGGCCTTCGAGACCAGAGGCTCACTTGGCCTCCTTGCTCTGCTCGATCTGCATCTGCGTCTGTGGCTCGTCCTGGCTCTCCTGCGCGGCGAGGAAGTCCGGGAAGAAGAGCTCGACCTCGGCGTTGGCGCTGGCGGTGTCCGAGCTCAGGTGCAGCGGCCCGAACTCCTGCACGCACTCCTCCATGCCCTcgcccgccaccaccaccgccagcacGGAGGAGCTGAGGGCGTGGCGAAGGGAGAAGGTTAATACGAGAGGaaaatggtgaggaggaggaggaggagagtgaggaagaggaggaggaggaggaggaggatgagggtggggatgaggaggaggaggaggatgagggtggggatgaggaggaggaataggagggtgatgatggcgatgatgatgatagtggttataatggtgttgatgatgatgatgaggaggaggaggaggaagaagaagaagaaaaggaggaagaagaggaggatggtgttGATGAAGTTCTATCATCTGAAATGGATTCAGTGTTATGGAATTTATGGTTTTGTGTCGTTTCATTTACacgaatattattttttatttacctatcttttttttatgatcattatctttttttttttttttttgctaaatgtTATTTATCAATAACCTAGAGATATTTGTGTAAATAAAACGTACTCCATTCACACAATCACTTACTACTGTATCCAAACGGACCCAACAGGAAACAGAGTAACCACAAATGAACTAAATTTGTAACTAcaccaaaaacacaacaaaacaattcTACAAAAGCAAGATTCAAACAAGCCAATCAAAACCTTTTCTCccaaataaacatacagacaaatgaatagatcaataaataaaaagatagataaatagataagtagatcaataaatagattagataaatagacagataaatagatcaatacatagatacataaataatttgataagtagatagacagattagataaataaaaatagatcaataaaacgaacagacagagacaaataaccaaacaaacaatataaagcaaaatgattttaaaaaaaacgaaaataaaatgaaaaaaatgatcatataaaAAATCCCAAACACAACGGCGTTATACCCAGCAGCGGAGGCCAGTTGCTGTGACGCCGAGAGACTGGGTAGGGACTGGATGGCTTCCTGCTGGAGGGTGAGCTGCGTGTGGGCCAGCACCTGCACGCCGCTGACTCCCATGCGCTCCAGAACCTGACGGAGGCGGTGACGGAGAGGTGGGGGTTGGTTTGAGGCTAGTTATGTGGaggtgtttgtgattttttttttttttttaggggggggtattttttggcattgtaattattgtgactgttgtttgatattatttttgtagttattataggtgctattgttattatcattgccataactatttttattatgattattattgccattatttttttattgtttttatcatttcatttttattgttatcatcgtcatcatcattatatcactacttctactactactcttactaaaacattaatgataataatgatcattatcatcatcaccttcgttagtattataattattttaccaTGGTCAgtatcaacttcattatcattatcattattttcttatcatcatcacatcatcattaatatcattattattacaatcatcatcattatcattatcatcataatcatcagtatcattattatcattatcattttcattaaattattattatcaatatctctgACCATTagcttttctatttcattctctttcataataAAACACAATCAAACCGACCTCTTGGTGATCAGCATCTGGCAACAGCAAAAGCCTCGGAACCGTGGCATCAGGAGGCGGTGGGAAGAACCTCGCTGCCAGACGTAGCTGAAGTTCGCGACTTCGAGGCAACCATGCTGGGACGACGAATTCCTCTTCGCCGAATTGTGCCACAAGTCTTTCGAGTAATATAGGTGATATTTAGTATAAACTGGAGCTTCACGGGAATTTAGCGAAAATTCCGTACAGTTTCGTGGAATTATGACGTCACGGTGTCTCGCAGGAAAACTCTTAGAGCCGTTCTTGAAAATTATTTCACGTTAACAGGAATAACGTAGATCAAAATTCGTAAGATAAAAATATTGTTGATCACAAGTGTGACCACCATACttatcaaataaatacaaatgatTTTCTCATTTATATTCAGATATACTTTACCAACGCTGGTAGATTTTTTCCTGATTATAATCAACATTGACAAAACTACTTACGAATCGGGTTCTTCCTGGCGAGCCTTCTCAAGATCAGGCGGCCCTAGAACCTGGTACCAAGCCGCCACCAcgtccccttcttctatcctgcAACACAGAATTGATTACTTCGTCCTTTTGATATCTTGCAAGTATATTTCGCACGTTTTCAGTCAGGTTACTCATGcctgatagaaagagggaggtagacggatagattgatcaacagatggagaaagaagggagagatgtatCGACACAGTCAGATAGACTAAGTGACACATAAGCAGAAAAAAATGTTGTAAAGCAATTAAAATTGACATCAGGAGAAATGAACAGACAGGGtgaggcaagagaaagaggaagtggaagcatGTGAAGAGAACAGGGAAGGTACGAAATTAACTCACTTCAGGTAGAGCATATACAGCGGCCCATGACTAAGCTTCTCCTCCCAGTCTTCAAGGTCGTCCTccaccacttctccctccttttcattctcgtcGCCTTCgttgtcttcttcgtctcctttttcttctgcttcctctccgcctccttctttgcTCTGAGCAGGAAGATATTTAGTTTGAGAATCTTTGTAAGACGACATGTAGGGAAACAAGACATTAATCGATTTCCTTTTGTAATCTTCACTGAAAGATCCTGACAAGATAAGTAATATTTATCTGGCCTGCAATAGTAAGACACGCACgttataataatgaccataattagatagaataagaaatgaaaatgatacaaaaaaagggaaaatggaatacctaaaaaaaacaccaaaacgtcCAAGGAATGATATCGGATCCTACCTGATTCCCACCGTCctccccagctcctcctccccctccttcttcctccttgcccgcttcctcttcctcttcaccctcttccccttcctctttcccctccccatcgccctcctcgacggggggagggggaggaaagagcagGTCGTGCAGCTGTTCTCTCGTTGGCTCCTCTTGGACGTGGCCCGCGATCTCGAAGCctgaaaggaagtgggaagggcgtaagaggaagaggaagagagagagagagacagacagaaacagagatagagacagacagacagaaacagagatagagacagacagacagaaacagagataaagacagacagacagaaacagagatagagacagacagacagaaacagagatagagacagacagacagaaacagagatagagacagacacagacatagacacagaaagagggagagaaggagagagagatacagacagaaacagagagaaacagagaggcagacggaCTAACTAACCGACTGACAGACCACCGGgcaaacttacaaaaaaaaaggaaacagaatgaaTAAGACAGCAAACTAAGCAACACATCGACATATCAGAGCTCGCCCAAAGGCCAAGCCCGCCTTCAGGACGCCCACCGCAAGGACCTCACCTGCAGCCACGACGTTCGAGAGGAAGGTCTCCGTCTTTTCCTGCGAGATGATGTGAGGCAGGATGAAGAGGACGGCCTGCAGGAGcggttcctcctccgcctctgagCCCTCCTCGCTGTCTTCTGTCGCCACGCCCACCGGAGGAGGCACGCAGACACGCCCACGACGACGACAGATCGGTGGAAAAATCAAGGATGGAGTATCCGAGAAGTATTTAGGTTAGGGGATGTCTTTTTTTCCttagttttattctctctctctctctctctcgcccatctaCCACCCGATCATACATCCttcgacccacccacccacccacccatccatccatccatccatccatctatcctcccccacccatcaatCCAGctcaacccatccatccatccatctacccccacccccactcactcacccctccattcacccacccctctccctacctcctccccgttcgttccttccctctctttccctccctccctctccttccctccctccctctccttccctccttccctccctccctctccttccctccctccctctccttccctcgttccctccacAGCCCAAAGTGACGTCGAGGAACCCACCCAAGTTCTGCATTTCGCCCTCCACGTCGTCCAAGTCCTCGTCGGGTTCTAACACTTCTTCAGGCTTCACGAGGGACTCCAGAAGGACCTGAGGATGAGTGTGGTGTGGGTTAGTAGTTGTTTCAGCATGGGAGGTTTATTCATGGTAggtaattctctttctctatttatttattaattttcatacttttttatctctatctatcagtctctctctctctctctctctctctctctctctctctctctctctctctctctctctctctctctctctctctctctctctctctctctctctctctccctcgctccctctctccctctctccctctctccctctctccctctgtccctctgtccctctgtccctctctccatccataccCCATCCATACCCCAtcactccgtccttccctcccttccaccctctctctctctctctctctctctctctctctctctctctctctctctctctctctctctctctctctctctctctctctctctctctctctctctctcgttctcttaccACGTCCCGCTCTCCTCCTTGGCCCTTGATGATCGAGATCTCCTTCTTCAGCAGCACCCTGATGGTGGCCAGCAGATTGGGACCGTCTGCGCCGTGGATCACTCCCAGGGGCTTGCCACACTGTTTCCGACCGAGGGAGAAATATAtgagtagatagtagatagacgtAGTAgatagaggggtggaggaggtggagtagataTGAGTATATATCAACAGGAGTGGATAGTTgatagaaggaataggaagagggactgaggaggtggagagggcctACGTAGTAAATAGTAGATGAAGGGACGCAGAAAGAGTAGTCAGAAATATAAACCAAGATAGATATTAGCTAAATGAAAGTAGAAAGGGTGGATAAGAGTAGAGAAAACAGAGGGAcagtagacagagagaggccaCAGATAGAAAAAGCAGACAGgaatagatagaaatgaaaaatgaagggcGTGGAAGATGAGAATCATATTTGAGGTGTAGAATAAGAAAACCATtatgaagaaagagggatggtTTTAAGACAATCGTgtgaatggatttttttctttttctttttactgtaatTGGCAGTTCTTTTGAGCATTTAAAGGAAAATTACAGTAagctttttaaaaaatcagaatTTCAAAAATCGCCAGTCACCTCGCTGAAAATATAATACAGGTAATATACAAACAACTTAATAAAAACAACTTACCCCCAGGAAAAGCCAGGTAGGTTCGGCTTTCCCTCTAAACTTTTCTAGGACACTGATGTTGTCTGCCTTGGCCTGATCAACAAAAGGTCAATTGCAAATTAATATCCCATATTTTGCTTCTTTAATTAAAGTCTCAGAGTACTTCCCAGTTAACCTCTGCATTCAGTAGTGCGACAGCTTAAAAAGTAAACATgaattttacttttgtttttgaattattcATCAATACAATCTATTCCAGTTGGCAAAACTGCTACTCTCGTTTAATATTCAACAATTTAGATATTGTCATAACATAAAAGACAGTGCAAGAACAACCAGAGGGGCACCCAAGAACATAGGAATGGAGGAACATATAACAGAACAAGAAAGCGGGAACAGACAAGGAGAATCAGTAAAAGACGGAGAAACACAGGAGCAGACAAGGAAAATCGGTGAAAGACGGGGAAACACAGGAACAGGACATAGATAATCAATAAAAGACGGAGAAACACAGGGACAGACAAGGAGAATCATTGAAAGACGGAGAAACACAGGAACAGACAAGGAGAATCAGCAAAAGATGGAGAAACTcaggaacaaatagataatcaGTGAAAGACGGATAAACACAGGGACAGACAAGGAGAATCAGTGAAAGACGGAGAAACACAGGAACAGATAGATAATCAGTGAAAGACGGAGAAACACAGGTGCAGATAATGAGAATCAGCAAAAGACGGAGAAGCAGGAACAAGCAGAGGAACGAGACCGGACCATGGCCAAGGTGAGGAATTCGTCTCCGAGTTCCAGCTTGATCCTCCGAAGGTGCCCCGTCATGCTGGAACACGGACCCGCCCACTCCTGGTACACGTCCACGACTGCCGGGAAGATACGCACATATCGTGGGCGTGAGGGGCGTTGTTTGTGTACACAATAATGCGCATAGACGAAAAGGCAAGTAAGGAGTCACATGTACTGTATCGTAACGCAAAAAGGCAAGAAAATAAAGGCCTTTGCACTGTGACGTCAGTAGTTATCTTGTTAAACATGATTGATATTGTGAATTAAAACATTTATGCCGTTGAATGAAATCAGTATATTAAGTTCAGTTTCATATCATgtggaatgaaaataaaattatttgccgaaaaaaaaacgttttatgaGATAGGTAGGCTAGTAGAATACaggaaaatatgcatacatatgtatatatacatacatatatatatgtacatatatatatatatatatatatatatgtgtgtgtgtgtgtgtgtgtgtgtgtgtgtgtgtgtgtgtgtgtgtgtgtgtgtgtgtgtgtgtgtgtgtgtgtgtgtgtacacacacacacacacacacacaaacacacacacacacacacacacacacacacacacacacacacacacacacgcacgcacgcacgcacacacacacacacacacacacacacacacacacacacacacacacacacacacacacacacacatacacacacacacacacacacacacacacacacacacacacacacacacacatatacatgtatatgtacttgtatatatcaGCACAAACTTACCGTCTTCATAGAAAAGCGACAATTACATCATAAGGAGCAATCTAAAAATTGAATAACGAGACATCAAAAATCTTACCTAGTAGCCCCGTCCTCTTACAAGCATTTTCCCAATCCTGGTCGTTTGAAATAATAATCTGGAGCTGCTGAGCCTCGGCCTTCTTGCGCGCCATCTGTTCCAGCTGAGCGGCGGTTCGGGGAGGCTAAGCGCGCGAAATGGTAGACAGAGATCGTGTGAATAAAGACGAAATGGCGTTTGATTTATGAATAATTAAGATTATTCATGTAATCTAGTTTTGTTTAATGtgtgtttttagttttttgttgttttttctctaattcgtcttttctcttctcatacaTGACATCGATGTAGTCACTACAGTG from the Penaeus vannamei isolate JL-2024 chromosome 1, ASM4276789v1, whole genome shotgun sequence genome contains:
- the LOC113828512 gene encoding thioredoxin domain-containing protein 6 codes for the protein MARKKAEAQQLQIIISNDQDWENACKRTGLLVVDVYQEWAGPCSSMTGHLRRIKLELGDEFLTLAMAKADNISVLEKFRGKAEPTWLFLGCGKPLGVIHGADGPNLLATIRVLLKKEISIIKGQGGERDVVLLESLVKPEEVLEPDEDLDDVEGEMQNLDSEEGSEAEEEPLLQAVLFILPHIISQEKTETFLSNVVAAGFEIAGHVQEEPTREQLHDLLFPPPPPVEEGDGEGKEEGEEGEEEEEAGKEEEGGGGGAGEDGGNQVGSDIIPWTFWYYKRKSINVLFPYMSSYKDSQTKYLPAQSKEGGGEEAEEKGDEEDNEGDENEKEGEVVEDDLEDWEEKLSHGPLYMLYLKIEEGDVVAAWYQVLGPPDLEKARQEEPDSLVAQFGEEEFVVPAWLPRSRELQLRLAARFFPPPPDATVPRLLLLPDADHQEVLERMGVSGVQVLAHTQLTLQQEAIQSLPSLSASQQLASAAGSSVLAVVVAGEGMEECVQEFGPLHLSSDTASANAEVELFFPDFLAAQESQDEPQTQMQIEQSKEAK